The following DNA comes from SAR202 cluster bacterium.
TCGATCAGGACGGTGCCGCCGGCCATTTTGAGGGCGCTTTCGACGGAGTCGGCGACGCGGGAAACCTCGGTGCTCTCTCCGATGACGAGGCGGTCGACGACGACCTCGATGTCGTGCCACTTCTGCTTGTCAAGGTCGAATTTCGCTGAGAGGTCATGCACCTCGCCGTTGACCCGGACGCGGACATAGCCTGCCTTGCGGGCGTCCTCAAAAACTTCCTTGTGCTCGCCTTTGCGGCGGCGGACCATGGGCGCGAGAACCTGGATGCGGGAGCCTGCCGGGAGCGCGAGGACGGAGTCGACGATCTGCTGCACCGTCTGGCGCTGGACGGGGCGGCCGCAATTGTAGCAGTGGGGCCGCCCTGCCCGGGCGAAGAGGAGGCGGAGGTAGTCGTATATTTCCGTCACGGTGCCGACGGTGGAGCGCGGGTTGCGAGAGACGCCCTTCTGGTCGATGGAGATCGCCGGGGAGAGGCCTTCGATGTAGTCCACGTCCGGCTTGTCCATGCGGCCGAGGAACTGGCGCGCGTACGCGGAGAGCGACTCGACGTAGCGGCGCTGGCCTTCGGCGTAGATGGTGTCGAACGCGAGCGAGCTTTTGCCGGAGCCTGAGACGCCGGTGATCACGACGAGCTTGTCGCGCGGGATGACGACGTTGACGTTCTTGAGGTTGTGCTCGCGGGCGCCGCGAACGACGATGTTTTCGAGGGGCATGGGGACTCCGAAGGCTGGCAGTCAAATGCCAATTCTAACATTTGTGCGGATTTTGTGGAAGGGTAACGGGGTGCGAGCGCTACAGCTTCGTCTTGTGGAAGATGCGCTCAGGGATGTTGCGGATGATGAGCATGATGAAGCGCCAGAAGAAGGGGACGTAGGCTGTGGTAGGGCCCTTTTCAGTGGCGCGGGCTATGCGCTCGCCGACCTTTGCCGGAGAGGCCATGAGGAGGCCTTTCTTCATGCCGGCGGTCATGGGGGTGTCCACGAAGCCCGGCTTGATGGAGACGACGCGCACGCCGGACTTTGCCATGCGGTGGCGGAGGCCCTGGAGGTAGGTGTGGAGGCCGGACTTGGACGCGCCGTATATATAGTTGGACTGGCGGCCGCGGTCGCCTGCGACGGAGGAGATGCCGAGGATGAAGCCGGACCGCTGTCGCTCCAGGTACGCTGCGCAGCGCTCCAGGATGGAGACCGCGCCCGTCAGGTTGCTGGACATGATCGTGGCAGCGTCCTTCGCGCGCAGGTCTGCGGAGGCGTGGGGGACTCCCTGGTATCCGGCTGCGTAGACGACGCCGTATAGGCCGCCCATCTGCTGGAGGACGTCTTCCAGGAGAGCGGCGTGGCCCTCGAACTCCCCCGCTTCGAACCGGCCCGTGGCGACGGGCATGCCGGTGCGGGTGTTGATATCCGCTGCGATGCGCGCAAGCTCATCCCTATTCCTGCCCGCAAGGTAGATGGTGTGGCCGCGCTTCGCCAGCGCCAGTGCGGCGTGCCTGGCGATGGTGGAGGTAGCGCCGAGGATGAGGACGGGGCGCACGGAGGGCTTGGAGGGGGTGCTTGAAGTCTGGGAGGGAGATGACTGGGTTGTCATGGTGGTGGTCTCCAAGAGAAAGATGTGGAACGTAAGAGGGGCGAAACAGCCTTAGCCCTCACCCTTCGGGCCGGAGCGCCCGAAGGCCTCTCCCTCGGGGAGAGGAGGGACAGCCGTCCTCACCCGTCCCGTTTGAATGGCGCGTCATATGGCCAGGCGGCGCGAGAGGTCGGAGGTGAAGACGCCTTCAGGGTCTACCCGGCGCTTGACGGCGCGGAAGGCGTCAAGGCGCGGGTACATGGCGGCGAAGGCCTCCGGCTTCAGGCGGCTGTCCTTGGCGAGGTAGACTCGGCCGCCGATCTTTACGAGCTCGCGGTCGACATCGTCCAGCGCCGCGAAGAGCGACTTGTTTTTGCCAATGGGCATATCGAGGGTGAGCGTCCAGCCCTCTTTCGGAAACGACAGGTATCCCCTGCCCTCGGGTCCCATGCGCTTGAGGACCGTGAGGAACGAGACCATTCCAGCACGCTGGAGGCGGGCAAGAACATCTCGCAGGACGGCTTCGGCGTCGCGGTCGGGGACGACGATCTGGTACTGGAGCAGGCCGCCGGGGCCGTACAGCAAGTTCCAGCCGCCGACGAAGTCCAGGGGGTAGAAGAAAGGATCGTAGTGACAGAGATAGTCACCCTTGGCTTTGTTCATCGCATCGTACCAGATGTTGAAGGCGCGCACCGCGGGCCGGTTCAGGAGGGGCACGGGCGCGAGGACGGGGATGCGGGGGGCGTCGCGGCGGTGGGGGGGGAGTGGGGATGGGGGGTGCTGGGTGCTGGGTGCTGGGTGCTGGGGAGCGTGGTGACCGACGATGAGGACGCCTTTGCCCATGGACCGGCCGGTGCGGGTGGTGTCCAGCCAGCAGACCGAGTAGTCGTCGTCCGTGGCAGGGTCGGACATCAGGCGCAAGGCCTCCTGGAGGTTATGCACCGGGTGGTTGCTGGCGCGTATCTGGGCGGAGCGAATGGGATTCAGGCGGACGGTCACCTCGAGTATGACGCCGGTGAGGCCCATGCCGCCGACGGTGGCCCAGAAGAGCTCCGGGTCGCGGTCGGGGGAGCAGGTCACGGTGGACCCGTCCGCGAGCATCATGAGCAGCTCGCGCGTGTATTCGCCGAAGCCGCCCTCCTTGTGGTGGTTCTTGCCGTGGACGTCGCAGGCGACCGCGCCGCCGAGGGAAACGTACTTGGTGCCGGGCGTGACGGGTAGGAACCAGCCGCGAGGGACGAAAGTTGTGAGGATGTCCCCCAGCGTAACGCCGGCCTCGGCGCGGAGGACGCCCGTGGCGGCGTCGAACGAGACCATGCGGTTGAGGCGCTCGGTGAGGACCACGGTGCGGCCTGCGTTAAGGGCGGCGTCGCCGTAAGACCTCCCCTGCCCTCTGGCGATGACCTGGCCGACGGGGAGCCGCAGCTCGCCCATGCGCTCCGGGCGCAGCGCGACGGCCTGCGACCGCGGGTAGCGGCCCCAGCCGGCGAGCGGCACCGGTTTGGGAGAGTCGGAGGGCATCGGAAGCGGATCTCCTTCAATGCAATTCTAGCAGAGGCGGACCAGAAGAGAATCTCGCTGGCGATTGGAGCTACGTCGGCGGAGTGGCGCAAGTCAGCGGATTCGGCGGACCGAAAAGCGCGCTACGGCACAATGATCTGCGAGGGCGCTTCGCCGAGGTCTTCGAAGGTGTGGAGGAGGTCGCCGGTGACGGCGTCGTAGACGGCCAGGGTGCGCGACCGTACGCCGGCCGCGTAGAGCAGGCCGCCGTCGCGGGAGACTGCGATGTCGATGGCGGGATGTGCGAGTGCGATGGTGGCGACGTGGCGCGGCTCAGCTGTGGGGAACCTCGGCTCGGTGTCCGTGTAGTTATCCAGTGAGTACGCCCGCACCTCGGAAGCATAGAAACCGTTGCTTTCTCCGGGCGCCTCGAATCCCACGACCACGGTCTTGCCGTCACCGGAGATGGCCACTGCGTGGGCTATTAGCCGTCCGTCCGGCGCCTCGAGCTTCCACTTGCCCAGGGCCCTCCTGCCCTTAAGGTCTACAATCACGATGTTTCCTTCCCTCCCAATGAAGTAAGCGCGGCTCCTGTCCGGTTTAACAATATGCGCCGTCGAGAATCAGCCAACCTACGCGACTTCTGTATTCATTACAGGATTGTCACTTGAAGGGACAATTTTCGTCGACAGCCACAACGCTCATATCTCAGGAACGGCTGGCCAAGAACCGACGAAGGAACCTAATGTAGAATACAAACGGGTAATGGCTACTTCCTAAAGGAAGCACACTACCTGGTTTGCCAAATGTGCTCACATTCCGGAGCTGTCTACGCGGGCGGGGACGGTGGGTGTGGCGCCGCGGGGGCGCTCCACGATGATGCGCTTGAAGGCCTCCGCGTACTGCATCCCCTTCCCTTCCGCGATCCGGCGGCGCCAGTCCTGCATGAACGTGCGCATCTCGTCCTCGGTGCGGTCGATCTGCGAGGCGTGGGCCATGAGCGCCTTGAGGGACGTTTCGATGGACGATGTCACGTCCTCCCAGTGGTCCGGGTTCGGGTGGCCCATGATCCAGACCTCCGCGACCTTGTGAGGCTCGAAGCCCTGCTGGATGAGCTCGGGGAAGGTGAGGTGGTCGCGCGCCGTGGGGAAGACCGCGGCCATAGCGGCCTCTCCGGAGGCGATGTGGTCCGGGTGGCCGAAACCCCAGCCGCCGTCCAGGTTGCGCATGGGGTACATGGTGATCAGGATGTCCGGCTTGTAGCGGCGGATCTCCCGGGCGATGTCCTTGCGGAGGTCCAGCGTGGGCTGCAGGTAGGCGTCCGGGTAGTCCAGGCACGCGACGCCCTTCAGGCCGAGTACCTTCGCGGCGTTGAGCTGCTCCTCGCGGCGGATTGCGGCGATCTGCTCCGAGGTAAGGTCCTTGCGGCTCGTGCCCTTGCTGCCGTCCGTGCAGATAACGTAGGAGACCTCCCACCCCCGCGCGCACAGCTTCGCGACGGTGCCGGAGCACCCGAACTCCGCGTCGTCCGGGTGGGCCGTGACAACCATCGCCCTGCTGAAGCCGCTTGTTACGTCCTCTGCCATCTCGCCGTCCCTCGTAGCGCAAAGCACAAATCGGCCCCTTGCGGAAGCCCGGAGACAAGTGTAGCAAAGGCCGCAAGGGCAGTCCAGCAAGCTGGAGAGCCTCTAAAGTGCGCCACGGCGCTAGTCACTTCGCACACCGGTGGGACTGCACCTTTGGCCGATAACGGATTCCACCGCGCCGGTTAGGCTCAATAGTGAGGGGGTGCCGCTATGGAGAACGCTGACGTTGTGGTTGTGGGCGGCGGTCTGGCCGGGCTGAGCTGCGCGATGGAGCTTACCCTCGCAGGGCGCGGCGTTGTGCTGCTGGAGGAGCGCGAGGTGCTCGGTGGGCGCACATCGTCCTGGGAAGACGGCGGCATGGAGGTGGAGTCCGGGCTGCATCGCATGATCGGCTACTACAAAGAGCTGCCGCGACTCCTTCGCCTGGCCGGCATAGACGTCAACGATATTGTCCACTGGGAGGACGAGTTTGAGGTGCGGCTTCCGGACGGCACGCCGCCGGCGGTTATGGGCGCATCACCCCTCTTTCGCCCGCTCAAGACGGTGGGGAGCGCAATCGGCAACAACGACTTCCTCTCCCCCATGGACAAGGCTGGCCTTGCCCGGTTCTTCACGGCAGGCCTGCTCCAGTTCGCCGGCGACGCCGAGTCGCTGGACCTGCAGACTGTGGGGCAGCATGCCCGCGCGAACGGCGTGTCCGAGGAGGCCATTGGGCGGATGCTGGTGCCGCTGACGACCGGCCTGTTCTTCATATCCCCGGACGAGTACTCCGCGTACGCATTCTTCGGCCTGTTGGCGCCGGGGATACGGCGCTTCCACCGGATTCGCGTCGGCGCGTTCACAGGCGGCATGACGGACGTAATGGCGGACCCCATCGCCGGCGCGGTCAGGGCCAAAGGCGGATCGGTGGAGACAGGCGCGCCGGTGGACGGTCTGCTGATGGACGGCTACCGCGTGAACGGAGTTACGATCGCCGGGCGCGAGCTGCGGGCGCGGCACGTGGTGCTCGCCACCGGGCTGGGGCCTGCGCAGGACCTGCTGAAGGGGCCTTTCGGTGAAGACGCCTGGTTCGGACCCATGCTGCGCCTGCCGACGATGCCTGCAGTCACGGCGCAATTCGAGCTCGACAGCCCTGCCCTGCCCGTGGACCGCACCACCTTCGGACCCGGCACCGTGCTGGCGAGCTTCTCCGAGCAGTCGAGGACGACGTTCTCCAACAGGCCCGGCAGGCTGTCAGTTATCCTTGCTCGTCAGGACGAATTCATCAACGTGAAGGCGTCCCGGATTGTGGAAAAGGTAGTTGAGGATGCCGCGAAGCTGGGGATGGACATCCGTCCGCACATCACGGACTACAGGGTGACCCGCCTGCCCAGAGACTTTTACTCGCTGAGGCCCGGGAACAACAGGATGCGGCCCCGGCAGGCGACGCCCATCCCCGGGCTGACACTCGCTGGCGACTACACGCGACAGCCCATGCTGGCCACGATGGAGGGCGCCGTGATATCCGGGCGGCTTGCGGCGGAGGCGGTGCTGAAGGCGGGTTAGGCGCCAGAAATTGCAGCACTCCCCCCGGATATCCGGAATTGCATAGGCTTTGATCGTCCAAAAGAAGCCCGACTGTTGCTGGACAATCGGCCAGTTGAGCGCCCATGGGGCGCCCCCGCATTTGGGGAGCGCTGAAGGCAAAGTCACTCGGTGATGGCGCTAACGCGGCGGTCCAATGGCAAATCGGGCCGCCAGTCCGATAGGGGGCGACCGGTTGGAGCGAGTGCATAGCGAAAACGCAGGACGGCCCCGGCAGCATTGCCGGGGCCGTCCGTTCGTCTCTACTCCGGGCTAGGCCCGGGCTTCAACTCCTAGTCCCAGTAGTTGGGGCTGAGGAAGCTTATGCTGGTGTACTTCTCGGAGCGGTTGCCGTTGTGGCTGATGTTGTCCAGGCCGTCCTCAAAGTAGAACTGCTCGCGCGGGTAAGCCGACGCGGGGGACCAGTTCTTGGGCACGTTGCGGAAGTTATTCCGCTTCTCCTGCAGCGCGCGGAAGATACCGGAGAAGGCGAGGCCGCCGATCTGGTATTTCTCCTGGGCGTTGATCTTGAACATCTCCTTGCCCAGGGCGATCCTCTCAGGCGAGAGCATGGATACCGTCCACCCCTCGGTCATCAGGTCCTGCAGCTTCTTCAGGCTGCCGGTGATGTCCGCGGGGTAGGTGCCGGCCGCCGCCTGCTTGCCCAGCGCATCCGTGTACTTCGGGTCTGCGCCGGTGGGGGACATGCCGGTCTCGCCGCGAGTGGCGTAGTAGGTGCCGATTGCGGGAGCGCCCTGGTGCGCGGCGATAGGCGCGACCCTCTGGTTGCTGGAAGACCACGGGTTGGTGCCGCCCTCCGTGGACGACCACATCTCAAAATACTCGCTCGGGTTGAGCGCCCGCTGGCCGGTGGACGGGGCGTCCTCGCGGATGTCCAGCTTGATGCCCAGCTTTGCCCAATCGTTCTGCTGCATCTGGATGTACGGGAAGTAAGTGACCGTCTGCTGGCTGAACAGCGTCAGCGGTCCCCTCCCGTCCTTCCTGTCCAGGAACCCATCGCCGTTAGCGTCGGTGTAGCCGAGGTCGGCCATAATCTGCTTGGCGCGGGCCAGGTCGTACTGCGTATCGAGCGTGCGGAACTCCTCACCCGGGAAGTACGGCGTGGACTGGTGAGGGATCATGTTCTGCGGAATACCGAGGCCGGATGCCACGGTCTCGTTCGTCGAATTCCGGTCCCAGGCAAGGGACAGGGCCGTGCGGAGCAGCGCGCCCAGCTCGGCGTCCGCAGTGAACTCCTGGTTGACGGTCAGCGTGGAGTCCGCGCCGTCCGGGGAGTCGTGCTTGTAGATAGAGTAGTCGCCCTTCTCCATGTTGGAGATGTAGAGCGGCATTTCATTCAGGACCATGTCCTGGCGAAGCCAGTCGGACTCGCCGGCCATCATGCGGAATACCGCAACCTCTCGGCTCTCAACACGGTAGGTGTTGAAGAAGTCGGTGTACGGGAGCTGATTGCCCTCCGGATCGACGCCGAAAAAGTAGTGGTTCCTCTCCTGGATGATATGGTTGTCGCTGAACTCCTTCGTGATCCAGCCGCCCATCCAGGGGATGTAGTGCTCGCCCTTGTAGATATAGGCAGGGTCATATGTCGTGGGAACGGCGGTCGAAGGAATGCCGGTGAAGCCGCGGACGTTGCGGATCGTGGTGACCAGCTTGATCCAGTCGGGCTGGTTGTACTTGGTCAGCAGGGCCGGCATCTCGGCCGCGTTGTACTTGATGTGGTAGCGCTTGTAAACGTGCGAAGGCGCAAAGAAGCAGCGCGGGCAACCCTTCACACCAGTGAAAATGTTGATCGCGGAGGACTCGGCAAACGACCAGTTCGGATCGTCGAACGCCACCGTGAAGGTGTGATCGTCCACGACTGTGAACTTCATGTCTTTGCCGGTGATGGGGGACCTCAACTGTTCAGGAAGACCGGGCATGAGCTCCTTGTTGAGCATCATGTCCTCCATGGCGAAGCGGACGTCTTCCATAGTGAACGGGTAGCCGTCGGACCAGCGGGCGCCGCGCGGAATGGTGAACGTGAAGACGCGGCCGTCCTGGCTATGCGTGAACGAAGTAAAAAGCTCGGGGACCAGGTTCAGGCCCTGGCCGTCCATGCCGAGACCGTACTGCAGGCCCGTGGAGTCGACGAACTGCAGGCTCGTGGCGGTGACGCGGACCGTGCCGCCGTAAACACCGATTTCGTCATAGGGAATCATAACCTTGACGTCTTCGGCCACCGGCAGGCGCTGCTCGATCGGCAGAATCTCGCCCTGCCTGACGAGGTCGGCCGACATTGGGGACTCCTTGAACGACGTGGGGCGCGGCCCTTCGTAATTGTACCGAGGGTACTCGCCCGGGGCCAGCTTGGGTGCGGTGTACGGCTGGTTGCCGGCCACCGGCGTGCCCTCGCCGCCGGTGCGAGGCATGGGTACTGCCGTGGGCTCACCCGAGCCCGGCGTGGGGGGCAACTGGGGACGCGGGCTGCTCAGCCGGGTTGGAGGGAGCAGCAGGATCAGGCGTCGCGGGGGCCTGCGGTGTGGCAGACGTGCCGCCGGGCACCTGTGTGGGAGACTGCGCCGCGGGGGCAGGCGTCGCCGGGTCGGCTCCGCCACTGTTACAGGCAATGGCAGCCACCAGACCAACCGACGTTGCCACTGCGAGCAGCGGACGGACTCTACTGATAGTTAACCACATGTTCAACCTTCCTATCTCCTTTCAAATACGGGGCCCGAGTTTGTTTCTCATGCGCTTCGCTTACATGAGTCTATTTTCCTGGATATACTAACGGCGGCTCTGTTGTCAAATCATAGTGCAAACGATGTCCGTAGCTAATACAGGTATACTCCGTCCGATTTCGCCGTTTAGGCTTTACCGGAATCCACCTCCTGATGGGCAAATTGTAAGGAAGTGTTTTTCCTGAATTGCTAATGACTCTCCCTTATGTAATATACTACGATCACGGGAGTCGGTCCGGATTCATTCGCCACGCAAAAAAGCAGAAAAGAGATAGCCCCGGGCAGGCTGCCCGGGGCTATCTCTTTTCTGCTTTGCTACCCGCCTCTTACCAGCGAGTTACTGTGCTTACTGGCTCCAGTAACCGGGATCCAGGAAGCTAATGGACTTGTACTTCTTGGAGCGGTTGCCAACGTTGTGCACGTTGTCCATGCCGCCCTCGAAGGCGAACTGCTCGCGGTAGTAGCCGGAAGCGGGCGACCAGTTCAGCGGCAGGTTGCGGAGGTTGTTGCGCCTCTGCTGCAGCGCGCGGAAGATACCGGAGAAGGCGAGGCCGCCCGTCTGGTACTTCTCCTGCGCGTTGATGATGAACAGGTCCTTGCCGAGCTGAACGCGCTTGGCATCCAGCATCGACAGGGTCCAGCCGGCCGTCAGCGTGTCCTGCAGCTTCTTCAGGCTGCCGGTGATGTCGGCGGGGTACGTGCCGGCGGGGGCCATCTTGCCGGTCGCATCCGTGTACTTGGCATCGCCGCCGGTGGGGGCCATGCCCTGCTCACCGCGGGTCGCGTAGTACGTGCCGATGGCGGGGGCGCCCTGGTGCGTGGCAATCGGCGCCAGGCGCTGGTTGCCGGAAGACCACGGGTTGGAGCCGCCCTCTGTGGACGAGAAGAAGTTCCAGTACCGTGTCGGAGGAATGGCGCGCTCGTTGAGGCCCGTCGTCACGCCTTCCTTGATAGCGAGCTTGATGCCCAGCTTGGCCCAGTCGGACTGGAGCATCTGGACATACGGGAAGTAGGTTGCGTTGTCTTCGAACAGCATCTGGAGGTCGCCCTTCCCGTCCTTGCGGTCCAGGAAGCCGTTGCCATCCGTGTCGGTGTAGCCCAGGCCGGCCATGAGGGTCTTGGCCTTGGCCAGGTCATACTTGATATCGAGCTGCGAGTATTCGGCGCCCGGGAAGTACGGGGTCTTCTCGTGCGAGACCATGTT
Coding sequences within:
- a CDS encoding SDR family oxidoreductase, with amino-acid sequence MRPVLILGATSTIARHAALALAKRGHTIYLAGRNRDELARIAADINTRTGMPVATGRFEAGEFEGHAALLEDVLQQMGGLYGVVYAAGYQGVPHASADLRAKDAATIMSSNLTGAVSILERCAAYLERQRSGFILGISSVAGDRGRQSNYIYGASKSGLHTYLQGLRHRMAKSGVRVVSIKPGFVDTPMTAGMKKGLLMASPAKVGERIARATEKGPTTAYVPFFWRFIMLIIRNIPERIFHKTKL
- a CDS encoding FAD-binding oxidoreductase, which translates into the protein MPSDSPKPVPLAGWGRYPRSQAVALRPERMGELRLPVGQVIARGQGRSYGDAALNAGRTVVLTERLNRMVSFDAATGVLRAEAGVTLGDILTTFVPRGWFLPVTPGTKYVSLGGAVACDVHGKNHHKEGGFGEYTRELLMMLADGSTVTCSPDRDPELFWATVGGMGLTGVILEVTVRLNPIRSAQIRASNHPVHNLQEALRLMSDPATDDDYSVCWLDTTRTGRSMGKGVLIVGHHAPQHPAPSTQHPPSPLPPHRRDAPRIPVLAPVPLLNRPAVRAFNIWYDAMNKAKGDYLCHYDPFFYPLDFVGGWNLLYGPGGLLQYQIVVPDRDAEAVLRDVLARLQRAGMVSFLTVLKRMGPEGRGYLSFPKEGWTLTLDMPIGKNKSLFAALDDVDRELVKIGGRVYLAKDSRLKPEAFAAMYPRLDAFRAVKRRVDPEGVFTSDLSRRLAI
- a CDS encoding PIG-L family deacetylase, with translation MAEDVTSGFSRAMVVTAHPDDAEFGCSGTVAKLCARGWEVSYVICTDGSKGTSRKDLTSEQIAAIRREEQLNAAKVLGLKGVACLDYPDAYLQPTLDLRKDIAREIRRYKPDILITMYPMRNLDGGWGFGHPDHIASGEAAMAAVFPTARDHLTFPELIQQGFEPHKVAEVWIMGHPNPDHWEDVTSSIETSLKALMAHASQIDRTEDEMRTFMQDWRRRIAEGKGMQYAEAFKRIIVERPRGATPTVPARVDSSGM
- a CDS encoding FAD-dependent oxidoreductase, which codes for MENADVVVVGGGLAGLSCAMELTLAGRGVVLLEEREVLGGRTSSWEDGGMEVESGLHRMIGYYKELPRLLRLAGIDVNDIVHWEDEFEVRLPDGTPPAVMGASPLFRPLKTVGSAIGNNDFLSPMDKAGLARFFTAGLLQFAGDAESLDLQTVGQHARANGVSEEAIGRMLVPLTTGLFFISPDEYSAYAFFGLLAPGIRRFHRIRVGAFTGGMTDVMADPIAGAVRAKGGSVETGAPVDGLLMDGYRVNGVTIAGRELRARHVVLATGLGPAQDLLKGPFGEDAWFGPMLRLPTMPAVTAQFELDSPALPVDRTTFGPGTVLASFSEQSRTTFSNRPGRLSVILARQDEFINVKASRIVEKVVEDAAKLGMDIRPHITDYRVTRLPRDFYSLRPGNNRMRPRQATPIPGLTLAGDYTRQPMLATMEGAVISGRLAAEAVLKAG